One Diabrotica virgifera virgifera chromosome 3, PGI_DIABVI_V3a genomic window carries:
- the LOC114336414 gene encoding uncharacterized protein LOC114336414, with protein sequence MDISLSEGSETAKDLVMKFLIEVGTFKLEDKWIEYQSKIELFFKEHTNFDNILRAPLLLAILPPQCHDILEGVSDGQQLDNLSYEFVLKALDNHFYPKKDVAYYRELFQFRKQYQGQSFIHYVRVLRNMMAECNFSKKSKHSKLRNQLIAGVLPEIKSKINQNSMSLSQVFEVGLAFDEEKNRKHSKFLKRQPKCFRCAQALYLHGADPCFFEWSICGGCGVKGHVTSACKYKRKNCDNCDELGHVKKLCKKSHGDVAAAAVEAIKIE encoded by the exons ATGGATATTTCATTGTCTGAAGGGTCTGAGACTGCAAAAGACTTAGTGATGAAATTTTTAATTGAAGTAGGTACTTTCAAATTGGAAGACAAATGGATAGAATATCAAAGTAAAATAGAATTATTTTTCAAAGAACATACTAATTTCGACAACATTCTGAGAGCGCCACTACTTCTAGCCATATTGCCACCTCAATGCCATGATATTTTAGAGGGTGTCAGCGATGGCCAACAACTTGATAATCTTAGTTACGAATTTGTACTTAAGGCATTGGACAACCATTTCTATCCCAAAAAGGATGTTGCATACTATCGTGAGCTGTTTCAATTCAGGAAACAATACCAAGGCCAATCCTTTATTCATTATGTTAGGGTTTTGCGAAACATGATGGCAGAGTGTAATTTCAGTAAAAAAAGTAAACACAGTAAATTAAGAAACCAGTTAATAGCAGGGGTACTACCTGAAATTAAGAGTAAAATTAATCAAAACTCTATGTCGCTTTCACAAGTGTTTGAG GTTGGATTAGCTTTCGATGAAGAAAAGAATCGAAAGCATTCTAAGTTTTTAAAGAGACAGCCGAAATGTTTTAGATGTGCTCAAGCGCTCTACTTACACGGAGCTGATCCATGTTTCTTCGAGTGGTCTATTTGTGGTGGTTGTGGAGTAAAAGGTCACGTGACTTCAGCTTGTAAGTACAAAAGGAAGAATTGTGATAACTGTGATGAACTAGGACACGTTAAAAAGTTATGTAAAAAATCTCATGGAGATGTAGCTGCAGCAGCAGTCGAAGCTATTAAAATAGagtaa